Proteins encoded in a region of the Roseomonas haemaphysalidis genome:
- a CDS encoding ABC transporter permease: MSALRSLLRRPAGAVGAAIVLVVAAVALLAPWLAPYDPLAVDLARKLAPPSAAHWLGTDQTGRDVLSRLLWGARPSLAVGLLAVVIGLLGGVTLGVTAAMLRGWWEQVAMRSMDGLASIPMLIWAIAIVGIIGVGPLPLGPFMLPNESKIVLLVGVLYMPPLARVAHGGALLEARADYVQARRLQGARTLSIMLGDVLPNCLSPVVVQATLLIAVGIVVEASLSFVGLGVEPPLPSWGGMLADARRFIFSGEWWTYVFPGLAISVTVIGFNLLGDALRDTLDPRKTAGAGRVVI, encoded by the coding sequence ATGAGCGCGCTGCGCTCCCTGCTGCGCCGCCCCGCCGGCGCGGTGGGTGCCGCCATCGTGCTGGTGGTGGCCGCCGTGGCGCTGCTGGCACCCTGGCTCGCGCCCTACGACCCGCTGGCGGTGGACCTCGCCCGCAAGCTGGCGCCGCCCTCCGCCGCGCACTGGCTGGGCACCGACCAGACGGGGCGGGACGTCTTGAGCCGTCTGCTCTGGGGCGCACGCCCCTCGCTGGCCGTGGGCCTGCTGGCGGTGGTGATCGGTCTTCTCGGCGGCGTCACCCTCGGCGTCACCGCCGCCATGCTGCGCGGCTGGTGGGAACAGGTGGCGATGCGCAGCATGGATGGGCTCGCCTCCATCCCCATGCTGATCTGGGCCATCGCCATCGTCGGCATCATCGGCGTCGGCCCCTTACCCCTGGGCCCATTCATGCTGCCCAACGAAAGCAAGATCGTGCTGCTGGTCGGCGTCCTCTACATGCCGCCGCTGGCGCGCGTAGCGCATGGCGGGGCGCTGCTGGAGGCGCGGGCCGACTACGTTCAGGCCCGCCGCCTGCAAGGCGCGCGCACCCTGTCCATCATGCTGGGCGATGTGCTGCCAAACTGCCTGTCGCCGGTGGTGGTGCAGGCGACGCTGCTGATCGCGGTCGGCATCGTGGTGGAGGCGTCGTTGTCCTTCGTGGGGCTCGGCGTGGAGCCGCCGCTGCCAAGCTGGGGCGGCATGCTGGCCGATGCCCGGCGCTTCATCTTCTCGGGCGAGTGGTGGACCTACGTGTTCCCCGGCCTTGCCATTTCCGTCACCGTGATCGGCTTCAACCTGTTGGGCGACGCGCTGCGCGACACGCTGGACCCGCGCAAGACGGCTGGCGCCGGCCGGGTGGTGATCTGA
- a CDS encoding ABC transporter permease has translation MWALLNRLLGSLGVLLGVSIVLFALIHANPVSPARVVLGMDATEEDIAQFDADNGLDRPVVQQYLDWAGRSLRGDFGRSLVDDTSITRTVAQTLPVTLELVLWAFLLSLVLAVPLGILSALHEDTWVDHGARALATIGVSIPGFWLGLMLIAWGAVGLGWFPAGGYVPWSEGVGPHLRSVTLPAISLGLYYVAIISRMTRSAMGDVMLADHVRVSRAMGLGRGRIMTYVLRNALSPVVTVAAMSFGYMFGWALIVEQVFTIPGMSRALLNAIFRRDYIVILDVVLIITAIFLLANLVADLLYRLIDPRVAE, from the coding sequence ATGTGGGCCCTGCTCAACCGGCTGCTGGGCTCGCTCGGCGTGCTGCTTGGCGTCAGCATCGTGCTCTTCGCGCTGATCCACGCCAACCCCGTGTCGCCCGCCCGGGTGGTGCTGGGGATGGACGCGACGGAAGAGGACATCGCGCAGTTCGACGCCGACAACGGCCTGGACCGGCCGGTGGTGCAGCAATACCTGGATTGGGCGGGGCGCTCGCTGCGCGGCGACTTCGGCCGCTCGCTGGTGGACGACACCTCCATCACCCGCACCGTCGCCCAGACCCTGCCGGTGACGCTGGAGCTGGTGCTCTGGGCCTTCCTGCTGTCGCTGGTGCTGGCCGTGCCGCTCGGCATCCTGTCCGCGCTGCACGAGGACACATGGGTTGACCATGGCGCCCGGGCGCTGGCCACCATCGGCGTGTCGATCCCCGGCTTCTGGCTCGGGCTGATGTTGATCGCCTGGGGGGCCGTGGGCCTCGGCTGGTTTCCCGCCGGCGGCTACGTGCCGTGGTCGGAAGGGGTGGGGCCGCACCTGCGCTCGGTCACGCTGCCGGCCATCTCGCTCGGGCTATACTACGTCGCTATCATCAGCCGCATGACCCGTTCGGCCATGGGGGACGTCATGCTGGCGGACCATGTGCGGGTTTCGCGCGCCATGGGGCTGGGGCGTGGGCGGATCATGACCTACGTGCTGCGGAACGCACTGAGCCCGGTGGTGACGGTGGCCGCCATGTCCTTCGGTTACATGTTCGGCTGGGCGCTGATCGTGGAGCAGGTCTTCACCATCCCCGGCATGTCGCGCGCACTGCTCAACGCCATCTTTCGCCGCGACTACATCGTGATCCTGGACGTGGTGCTGATCATCACCGCCATCTTCCTTTTGGCGAACCTGGTCGCGGACCTCCTCTACCGGCTGATCGACCCGCGGGTGGCGGAATGA
- a CDS encoding ABC transporter substrate-binding protein, which produces MSLNRRTLFQAGAAAGLGLLSAPRWAVAADKTLTVALPNNPSTLDPIQISNHDAMAITNTVFENLLETSLDGELVPCLARAMPTISDDALRFTFDLRDDVQFHNGAKFSAEDVKYSYEYMLDPKNRSLRRSLFSPIERIEVESPTRVTFLLKHPYRPWLQYMQKFMAVFPKGSREAIGDDGFKSAPVGVGTGPGAFVEWQPDTQIVLQRNANYWRRGTPAWDRVVAKIVPEDSTRLAYLMTGQSQIISAPPPRDFERLKTAPGIKTGSTVALGGMWFMQINSKRAPFDDVNFRKAVSCAIDRKAIARDVLYGLLDATATPAPTATSYYNSKANAQIDYNPERARSFLAQSKYAGRPEFELLVPSIPYLFDAKDSAVVMQSQLAAVGITMKITLMEQPQILTRAQAGTQVASLMPLMAPADPTFIIQICYTANQGMSRSSGYTNPALDALIQESYRYTDSARLDPVLMRIQDLLVEDCPGIWLGFVGVANAWRDEVRGFKPNSGLSMALRDVTLA; this is translated from the coding sequence ATGAGCCTGAACCGACGCACCCTGTTCCAGGCCGGCGCCGCCGCCGGGCTCGGCCTGTTGTCCGCCCCGCGCTGGGCCGTGGCGGCGGACAAGACGCTGACGGTCGCGCTGCCCAACAACCCCAGCACGCTGGACCCGATCCAGATCTCCAACCACGACGCCATGGCGATCACCAACACGGTGTTCGAGAACCTGCTGGAAACCAGCTTGGACGGCGAGCTGGTGCCCTGCCTGGCGCGCGCCATGCCCACCATTTCGGACGACGCCCTGCGCTTCACCTTCGACCTGCGGGACGACGTGCAGTTCCACAACGGCGCGAAGTTCAGCGCCGAGGACGTGAAGTACTCCTACGAGTACATGCTGGACCCCAAGAACCGCTCGCTGCGCCGCTCTCTGTTCTCGCCGATCGAGCGGATCGAGGTGGAAAGCCCGACCCGCGTCACCTTCCTGTTGAAGCACCCCTACCGCCCCTGGCTGCAGTACATGCAGAAGTTCATGGCGGTCTTCCCCAAGGGCTCGCGCGAGGCGATCGGCGACGATGGCTTTAAGTCCGCGCCGGTGGGCGTCGGCACCGGGCCGGGCGCTTTCGTGGAATGGCAGCCGGACACGCAGATCGTGCTGCAGCGCAACGCCAATTACTGGCGCCGCGGCACGCCGGCCTGGGACCGCGTGGTGGCCAAGATCGTACCCGAGGATTCCACGCGCCTCGCCTACCTGATGACCGGGCAGTCGCAGATCATCTCCGCGCCTCCGCCGCGTGACTTCGAGCGCTTGAAGACGGCGCCGGGTATCAAGACCGGCAGCACCGTGGCGCTGGGCGGCATGTGGTTCATGCAAATCAATAGCAAGCGCGCACCGTTCGACGACGTGAACTTCCGCAAGGCCGTGTCCTGCGCCATCGACCGCAAGGCCATCGCGCGGGACGTGCTGTACGGCCTGCTGGATGCCACAGCGACGCCGGCACCGACCGCGACCTCCTACTACAACAGCAAGGCCAACGCCCAGATTGATTATAATCCGGAGCGTGCGCGCAGCTTCCTGGCGCAGTCGAAATACGCCGGCAGGCCGGAATTCGAGCTGCTGGTCCCGTCCATCCCCTATCTGTTCGACGCCAAGGATAGCGCGGTGGTGATGCAGTCACAGCTCGCCGCCGTCGGCATCACCATGAAGATCACGCTGATGGAACAACCACAGATCCTGACGCGCGCGCAGGCGGGCACGCAGGTGGCTTCGCTGATGCCACTGATGGCGCCGGCCGACCCCACCTTCATCATCCAGATCTGCTACACCGCTAACCAAGGCATGTCGCGCTCGTCGGGCTACACCAACCCGGCGTTGGATGCCCTGATCCAGGAAAGCTACCGCTACACCGACAGCGCGCGCCTCGACCCCGTGCTGATGCGCATCCAGGACCTGCTGGTGGAGGATTGCCCGGGCATCTGGCTCGGCTTTGTTGGCGTCGCCAATGCGTGGCGGGACGAGGTGCGCGGCTTCAAGCCCAACAGCGGCCTGTCCATGGCGCTGCGCGACGTGACGCTGGCCTGA